In one window of Chryseobacterium sp. JV274 DNA:
- a CDS encoding ROK family protein yields the protein MQNIVGIDIGGSHITLAQVNPEKREIISSTYVREHVDAFESKEVIFSAWVSAIEKVAHNLVKEDLLIGIAMPGPFDYENGISLMQQGKFIDIYQVNIKEELAKRLDISQERIHFVNDAAAFMEGEVFGGCAQGFGSAFGVTLGTGLGTTFFNGEFASDEDLWDSPFRDSICEDYLATRWFVNHYKELTGEEISGTKDLLDKPAEIQTRMFDEYADSFSEFIVKYVDRYKPEVLVIGGNIAKAYPHFEQRFIQNLTKNNINLQVKISAIFEDAAILGAASYALKKLI from the coding sequence ATGCAGAATATAGTAGGAATAGATATCGGAGGGTCACACATTACGCTGGCTCAGGTAAATCCGGAAAAACGTGAAATCATTTCTTCAACCTATGTAAGAGAACATGTAGATGCTTTTGAAAGTAAAGAAGTTATTTTTTCAGCATGGGTTTCGGCCATTGAAAAAGTAGCTCACAATCTGGTAAAGGAAGACCTTTTAATTGGTATCGCAATGCCGGGACCTTTCGATTATGAAAACGGAATATCACTGATGCAGCAGGGAAAATTTATTGATATCTATCAGGTCAATATTAAAGAAGAGCTGGCAAAAAGACTGGATATTTCTCAGGAACGGATTCATTTTGTAAATGACGCGGCGGCCTTCATGGAAGGGGAAGTATTCGGAGGTTGTGCTCAGGGATTCGGTAGTGCTTTTGGAGTGACTCTCGGTACAGGATTGGGAACGACCTTCTTTAATGGAGAATTTGCTTCCGATGAAGACTTGTGGGATTCTCCTTTCAGAGATTCTATCTGTGAAGACTATCTGGCAACACGCTGGTTTGTGAATCATTATAAAGAACTGACCGGAGAAGAAATCTCGGGAACCAAAGATTTGTTGGATAAACCCGCAGAAATACAGACCAGAATGTTTGATGAATATGCAGACTCTTTTTCAGAATTTATCGTGAAATATGTAGATCGTTACAAACCGGAAGTTTTAGTTATAGGAGGGAATATTGCCAAGGCATATCCTCATTTTGAGCAAAGATTTATTCAGAATTTAACAAAGAATAATATTAACTTGCAGGTTAAAATTTCTGCCATATTTGAAGATGCCGCCATTCTTGGAGCTGCCAGCTATGCATTAAAAAAGCTTATATAA
- a CDS encoding GH92 family glycosyl hydrolase: protein MKFIFSTCLLLLQAWVLGQNVSPVDYVNPLMGTQSKPSLSNGNTYPAVGLPWGMNIWTPQTGKMGDGWAYTYDADKIKGFKQTHQPSPWMNDYGAFAIMPGVGKVKFKEDDRASWFSHKAEVTTPYFYSVYLADINVTTEFTPTERASYFKFDFPKTDSAYVVVDALNKGSYIKILPKERKILGYTTRYSTGKYENFKNYFVIQFDKDFELTKTWKDDKLVNDQLEITSDHTGAVVGFKLKNKETVYAKVASSFISFEQAELNLRREIGTKNFEQVKTDAKNIWNKTLGKIDVKGGTDQQMRTFYSSLYRTLFFPQKLYEIDAQNKIKHWSPYNGKIADGRMFAGTGFWDTFRALYPFLNLVYPGINVEMQEGLANAYKEGGFLPEWSSPGYSDIMIGNNSASVVADAYIKGLRGYDTEALWQAVKHGANNAGPIEAVGRAGVEYYNTLGYVPYDVKINENAARTLEYAYDDFSIYQLGKALGKPASEIDIYKKRAYNYKNVFDKETGLMRGKNKDGNFQKPFNPFKWGDAFTEGNSWHYTWSVFQDIDGLAELMGGKKKFEAKLDEVFSLPPVFDDSYYGGVIHEIREMQIMNMGQYAHGNQPIQHMIYLYNYAGSPYKTQYWARQVMNKLYHATPDGYCGDEDNGQTSAWYIFSALGFYPVTPATDQYVLGAPLFKEATIHLENGKKIEIKAPENNSENLYVKSLNVNQQPYSKNWLSHKELMKGAVLDFKMDSKPNKERGSQEKDFPYSMSKEESNK, encoded by the coding sequence ATGAAGTTTATATTTTCTACTTGCTTACTGTTATTACAGGCCTGGGTTTTAGGCCAGAATGTATCTCCCGTAGATTATGTGAATCCTTTGATGGGAACACAATCCAAACCCTCATTATCCAACGGAAATACCTATCCGGCAGTCGGACTTCCATGGGGAATGAATATCTGGACACCGCAAACCGGTAAGATGGGCGATGGATGGGCATATACCTACGATGCAGATAAAATAAAAGGATTCAAACAAACCCACCAGCCATCTCCCTGGATGAATGATTATGGCGCATTTGCCATCATGCCGGGAGTAGGAAAAGTGAAATTTAAAGAAGACGACAGAGCGAGCTGGTTCAGCCATAAAGCTGAGGTTACTACGCCTTATTTCTATAGTGTTTACTTAGCTGATATTAATGTTACAACAGAATTTACCCCTACAGAAAGAGCCTCTTATTTTAAATTTGATTTTCCAAAGACAGACAGTGCTTATGTAGTTGTTGATGCACTGAACAAAGGATCTTATATTAAGATTTTACCGAAGGAAAGAAAAATTCTGGGCTATACGACAAGATATTCTACCGGGAAATATGAAAATTTTAAAAACTATTTTGTCATTCAGTTTGATAAAGATTTTGAACTGACAAAAACCTGGAAAGACGATAAACTGGTGAATGATCAGTTAGAAATTACCAGTGATCATACAGGTGCTGTAGTAGGGTTTAAGCTTAAAAATAAAGAAACGGTTTATGCAAAAGTAGCCTCTTCATTCATCAGCTTTGAACAGGCAGAACTGAATTTGAGAAGAGAAATCGGGACCAAAAATTTTGAACAGGTAAAAACGGATGCCAAAAATATCTGGAACAAAACATTAGGGAAAATAGACGTAAAAGGAGGGACGGATCAGCAGATGAGAACCTTTTATTCTTCTTTATACAGGACTTTATTCTTCCCACAAAAGTTATATGAAATAGATGCTCAGAACAAAATAAAACACTGGAGCCCTTACAATGGTAAAATTGCAGACGGAAGAATGTTTGCAGGAACCGGTTTCTGGGATACTTTCCGTGCTTTATATCCTTTCCTGAATCTTGTTTATCCAGGTATCAATGTAGAAATGCAGGAAGGATTGGCCAATGCTTACAAAGAAGGCGGTTTCTTACCAGAGTGGAGCAGTCCGGGATATTCTGATATTATGATTGGAAACAATTCTGCGTCTGTAGTGGCAGATGCTTACATTAAAGGACTTCGCGGATATGATACGGAAGCCCTTTGGCAGGCTGTAAAACACGGTGCCAATAATGCAGGTCCTATCGAAGCGGTAGGTCGTGCAGGAGTAGAATATTACAACACTTTGGGCTATGTACCTTACGATGTGAAAATCAATGAAAATGCCGCAAGAACACTGGAATATGCTTATGATGACTTTTCAATTTATCAGCTAGGAAAAGCACTTGGAAAACCCGCTTCAGAGATTGATATTTATAAGAAAAGAGCTTATAATTATAAAAATGTCTTTGACAAAGAAACAGGCTTAATGCGTGGTAAAAACAAAGATGGTAACTTCCAGAAACCTTTCAATCCTTTCAAATGGGGAGATGCTTTTACAGAAGGGAACAGCTGGCATTACACATGGTCTGTCTTCCAGGACATCGACGGTCTGGCAGAACTGATGGGTGGAAAGAAGAAATTCGAAGCCAAATTAGATGAGGTATTCTCATTACCACCGGTTTTTGATGACAGCTATTATGGAGGCGTGATTCACGAGATCAGAGAAATGCAGATTATGAATATGGGGCAGTATGCCCACGGAAACCAGCCGATTCAGCATATGATCTATCTGTACAATTATGCCGGATCACCTTACAAAACGCAATATTGGGCAAGACAGGTGATGAATAAATTGTATCATGCCACTCCGGATGGATATTGCGGAGATGAAGACAACGGACAGACTTCTGCCTGGTATATTTTCTCAGCCCTTGGATTTTATCCGGTAACTCCGGCTACAGATCAATATGTGTTGGGAGCACCATTGTTTAAAGAAGCAACCATTCATCTTGAAAATGGTAAGAAAATTGAAATAAAAGCTCCGGAAAATAATTCCGAAAATTTATATGTAAAATCTTTGAATGTAAATCAGCAGCCTTACTCCAAAAACTGGTTAAGCCATAAAGAACTGATGAAGGGCGCTGTGTTAGACTTTAAAATGGATAGCAAACCTAATAAAGAAAGAGGTTCACAGGAAAAAGATTTTCCATATTCAATGTCAAAAGAAGAATCAAATAAATAA
- a CDS encoding phosphoheptose isomerase produces MSTEKKEIFDRVESMLQTQGFNIAAKDDTRPWGGFFVIDETQAQDFANQYFDGIDVNNLRIGGKLSPKILIVAPEARLSWQYHHRRAEIWQVVEGTVGIKRSNTDEEGALGEYGPKDQVKLQQGERHRLIGLAGWGIVAEIWQHTDVSNPSDEDDIVRVQDDFGR; encoded by the coding sequence ATGAGTACAGAAAAAAAAGAAATATTCGACAGAGTAGAAAGCATGCTGCAGACACAAGGTTTCAATATCGCAGCAAAAGATGATACAAGACCATGGGGAGGTTTCTTTGTGATTGATGAAACACAGGCGCAGGATTTTGCCAACCAGTATTTCGATGGTATTGATGTAAACAACCTGAGAATAGGAGGGAAGCTAAGCCCGAAAATTCTTATCGTTGCTCCGGAAGCAAGATTAAGCTGGCAGTACCACCACAGAAGAGCCGAAATCTGGCAGGTAGTGGAAGGAACTGTAGGAATCAAAAGAAGCAATACCGATGAAGAAGGAGCGTTGGGAGAATATGGTCCAAAAGATCAGGTGAAACTTCAGCAGGGAGAAAGACACAGATTGATAGGTCTTGCAGGCTGGGGAATTGTAGCCGAAATCTGGCAGCATACCGATGTATCCAATCCTTCAGATGAGGATGATATCGTAAGGGTACAGGATGATTTTGGAAGATAA
- a CDS encoding TonB-dependent receptor domain-containing protein encodes MKLSISRLILGALFLFTQFISAQTLSKNQFKVKGNCEMCKTRIESAAKKAGAKTAVYSIDLQTLTLETDKVSSDAILKKVAEAGHDNEKFKASDTTYEGLPGCCHYDRDLQPSQAETHHDHHTDASVSAKKENEFYVRGNCASCKARIEKASKDAGASVAEWNAEKQTVTLNFDPSKTSSDKILKAIADAGHDNEKYKASDAVYNGLPGCCLYDRDFTFGEPNPKVHYEEGTKHEDHKENGTSSAKEDHSQHEKNIDGVVVTGSKAATSLSKKEAGLVFNIDKKELLKAACCNLSESFETNATVDVSFSNAVTGTKQLKMLGLDQKYTSLTKEQLPEIRGLASAYGLNFIPGRWIESIQLTKGGSTVTNGYESITGQINTELLKNAKTPETSLNLFSDFNGRAEVNITNVSPINDKWSQTFLLHGNGTFGNTDMNDDGFLDRPKGTQINAAYLLNYNDLEKSGFGSHFGINFIRDERTAGQVGFDKKLAQDKQPFYGVGIDISRFQVWNKTGYVFKGKPYQSIGWMNQYVYHQQDSFFGLRNYAGQQHTYYSNLIFESIIGNTNHKYKAGASFLYDGYKETYLLNDLKRNEIVPGIFAEYTLTGLKYTLVAGTRVDFHNLAGTQFTPRLNFKYDFTPQTILRLSAGRGFRTANVFAESQQYFASNRAINILSNGGNIYGLKPEIAWNYGASLQQEFKLFGRKSSIIADFFRTDFQDQVLVDLDKSPQQLTFYNLEGKSFANSFQTQWDFTPFKNFDVRLAYKYYDVQADYIGGRREVPFMAKHRGFVNLAYSTNKNNNGGFWSFDTTLNWVGKQRLPDTSSNPAEFQLPTYSESYAVLNAQISRNFNKKIRAYVGGENLTSYYQKNAIVDFKNPFGNYFDGGMVYAPIMKANVYVGLDVTF; translated from the coding sequence ATGAAATTATCTATTTCCAGGTTAATACTTGGTGCATTATTCCTATTTACACAATTTATATCTGCTCAAACACTTTCAAAAAATCAGTTCAAGGTAAAAGGGAACTGCGAAATGTGCAAAACAAGAATTGAAAGTGCCGCGAAAAAAGCCGGCGCAAAAACAGCAGTTTACTCTATTGATCTTCAGACATTAACATTAGAAACAGACAAGGTATCTTCCGATGCTATCCTGAAAAAAGTAGCAGAAGCGGGTCATGATAATGAGAAATTCAAAGCGTCTGATACAACCTATGAAGGACTTCCGGGATGTTGTCATTATGACAGAGACCTGCAGCCTTCTCAGGCAGAAACACACCATGATCATCACACAGATGCTTCTGTTTCCGCTAAAAAAGAAAATGAGTTCTATGTGAGAGGAAACTGTGCTTCATGTAAAGCCAGAATTGAAAAAGCATCAAAAGATGCCGGAGCCAGTGTTGCAGAATGGAATGCAGAAAAACAAACGGTTACTTTAAATTTTGACCCCTCAAAAACCTCATCAGATAAAATTTTAAAAGCTATTGCTGATGCTGGCCATGATAATGAAAAGTATAAGGCTTCAGATGCTGTTTACAATGGTCTTCCGGGATGTTGTCTGTATGACAGAGATTTTACTTTTGGTGAACCTAATCCAAAAGTACATTATGAAGAAGGTACAAAGCATGAAGATCATAAAGAGAACGGAACCTCATCAGCTAAAGAGGATCATTCCCAACATGAAAAAAACATTGACGGTGTAGTGGTAACAGGTTCTAAGGCAGCAACTTCTTTAAGCAAGAAAGAAGCCGGTCTTGTTTTTAATATCGATAAAAAGGAACTTTTAAAGGCAGCCTGCTGTAATCTTTCTGAAAGTTTCGAAACGAATGCAACCGTAGATGTTTCTTTCAGCAATGCCGTTACCGGAACAAAACAGCTGAAAATGCTTGGTCTGGATCAGAAATATACGAGCTTAACGAAGGAACAGTTACCCGAAATCAGAGGTCTGGCTTCTGCTTATGGCTTAAATTTTATTCCGGGAAGATGGATTGAAAGTATTCAGCTTACTAAGGGAGGAAGTACTGTAACAAATGGTTATGAAAGCATCACAGGACAGATCAATACTGAACTTTTGAAGAATGCGAAGACTCCTGAGACGTCACTGAACCTTTTTTCTGATTTTAATGGAAGAGCTGAAGTGAATATTACCAACGTCTCTCCCATCAACGATAAATGGTCACAAACTTTCCTTCTTCACGGAAACGGAACTTTCGGGAACACGGATATGAATGATGACGGTTTTCTGGACAGACCAAAAGGAACCCAGATCAATGCCGCGTATTTGTTGAATTATAACGACCTTGAAAAGTCAGGATTCGGATCTCACTTCGGAATTAACTTTATCCGTGATGAAAGAACGGCAGGACAAGTTGGTTTTGATAAAAAACTGGCTCAGGACAAACAGCCTTTTTATGGAGTAGGAATTGATATTTCAAGATTTCAGGTTTGGAATAAGACAGGGTATGTTTTTAAAGGAAAACCTTACCAAAGTATCGGATGGATGAACCAATATGTGTATCATCAGCAGGATAGTTTCTTCGGACTGAGAAATTATGCAGGGCAGCAGCATACGTATTATTCCAATTTAATCTTTGAAAGTATTATTGGAAATACCAACCATAAGTATAAAGCCGGAGCAAGTTTCTTATATGACGGTTATAAGGAAACGTATTTATTGAACGATCTGAAAAGAAATGAAATTGTACCGGGTATTTTTGCTGAATATACCTTAACGGGATTAAAATATACATTAGTAGCAGGAACCAGAGTGGATTTTCACAATCTGGCAGGAACTCAGTTTACGCCAAGGCTAAATTTCAAGTATGATTTTACGCCTCAGACTATTTTAAGACTTTCTGCGGGAAGAGGATTCAGAACAGCTAATGTATTTGCGGAAAGCCAGCAGTATTTTGCATCGAACAGAGCAATCAATATTTTATCCAACGGAGGAAATATTTACGGATTAAAACCTGAAATTGCCTGGAACTATGGGGCAAGTTTACAGCAGGAATTCAAATTATTCGGAAGAAAATCCAGCATCATTGCCGATTTCTTCAGAACAGATTTCCAGGATCAGGTATTGGTGGATCTTGACAAATCTCCCCAACAGCTGACATTCTATAATCTGGAAGGAAAATCATTTGCCAATTCATTCCAAACCCAGTGGGACTTCACCCCTTTCAAAAACTTTGATGTGAGGCTTGCTTATAAGTATTATGATGTACAGGCAGATTATATCGGAGGAAGAAGAGAAGTTCCTTTCATGGCTAAGCACCGAGGATTTGTGAATTTAGCATATTCTACCAATAAAAATAATAACGGAGGATTCTGGAGTTTTGATACGACTTTAAACTGGGTTGGAAAACAGAGACTTCCTGATACTTCAAGCAATCCGGCAGAATTTCAGCTACCAACCTATTCGGAATCGTATGCCGTTCTTAATGCTCAGATCTCAAGAAATTTCAATAAAAAGATCAGAGCTTATGTAGGTGGTGAAAACCTTACTTCTTATTATCAGAAAAATGCGATTGTTGATTTTAAAAATCCTTTCGGGAATTATTTTGACGGAGGAATGGTATATGCACCCATTATGAAGGCAAACGTCTATGTGGGGCTGGATGTAACGTTTTAA
- a CDS encoding response regulator transcription factor, which produces MSNRILLVEDDQSFGAVLKDYLTINNFEVTLATDGEQGLKEFTENEFDICIFDVMMPKKDGFSLAEDVKKIDKNTPIIFLTARNMREDILKGYQLGADDYITKPFDTELLLYKIKAILQRSSTLENEEQEQFKISNIFFDSMLRQLKVGDKEYKLSPKENELLKLLCIHRNDFMPRDLALRKIWKKENYFTARSMDVYIAKLRKLLKDDEGLEIINVHGEGFRLLVKN; this is translated from the coding sequence ATGAGCAACAGAATATTATTAGTAGAGGACGATCAGAGTTTTGGGGCGGTGCTTAAAGATTATTTGACAATCAATAATTTTGAAGTAACACTTGCCACTGATGGGGAGCAGGGACTTAAAGAATTTACAGAAAATGAATTCGACATCTGCATATTTGACGTAATGATGCCTAAAAAAGACGGGTTTTCATTGGCCGAAGATGTAAAAAAGATTGATAAAAATACACCGATTATATTTCTTACAGCAAGAAATATGAGAGAAGATATTTTGAAAGGATACCAGTTGGGAGCTGATGACTATATCACAAAACCTTTTGATACTGAGCTTCTTTTATATAAAATCAAGGCTATTTTACAGAGAAGCTCTACATTGGAAAATGAGGAGCAGGAGCAGTTTAAAATTAGCAATATTTTCTTTGACTCTATGCTGAGACAATTGAAAGTAGGTGATAAAGAATACAAACTTTCTCCTAAAGAAAATGAATTATTGAAGCTTCTTTGTATTCACAGAAACGATTTCATGCCTAGAGATCTTGCTTTAAGAAAGATCTGGAAAAAGGAAAATTATTTTACAGCAAGAAGTATGGACGTATATATTGCAAAACTTCGTAAGTTATTAAAAGATGACGAAGGATTGGAAATTATCAACGTTCACGGAGAAGGATTTAGACTTTTGGTAAAAAATTAA
- a CDS encoding sensor histidine kinase, which yields MNNKFIPIISVFMTISLIVFVTLQFYWLKGYYGVLEQDFSNKVYAVLESTSKSIEEIEADKYLNEDYKDFRKNILANSKQPSLTTIQQVEDSGTQRQIIYSKNIIEKTQLPISQKGDSIKLTTLYTDEAAYKIKRDTTNRELLTTDINQEIETGDYSMKEFVKVYGNNLPITKRVDPKTLDSVIAKELKIRGISAKFGYGVLDRNNKLTSIVNKAYKEKKDSNIYSFPLFADKKNTLYSLALVFPKKEYSLAMNNWPMLLGTFLSLLTILGIYIISINYMMRQKKLAEVKTDFINNMSHEFKTPLATISVATDSLANDKIATNPDKVKYYSELIKQENLRMKKQVENVLNMSKLERNEVELFLKETNVRELIKRTTESFNLIVKQRNGSLTQKFNATHYNFKIDEFHISNMLVNLLDNANKYSPEAPEIHVETRNEGHWYIIEISDKGMGMDTQNKTKIFEKFFREETGNIHNVKGQGLGLSYVKKIVELHKGQIIVDSNKGDGSTFTIKLPMG from the coding sequence ATGAATAACAAATTCATCCCAATAATTTCAGTGTTTATGACGATCTCACTGATTGTCTTTGTGACGCTCCAATTTTATTGGTTGAAAGGCTATTACGGTGTACTGGAACAGGATTTTTCAAATAAAGTGTATGCAGTTTTGGAAAGTACTTCAAAAAGTATTGAAGAGATCGAAGCAGACAAATATCTGAATGAGGATTATAAGGATTTCAGAAAAAATATTCTTGCCAATAGTAAACAGCCGTCTCTAACTACAATTCAGCAGGTAGAAGACTCTGGAACTCAAAGACAGATTATTTATTCTAAAAACATTATTGAAAAAACACAGCTGCCGATTTCTCAAAAAGGGGATTCTATTAAACTCACAACCTTATATACAGACGAAGCAGCCTATAAAATAAAAAGAGATACCACCAACCGTGAACTTCTTACCACGGATATCAATCAGGAGATTGAAACCGGAGATTACTCCATGAAAGAATTTGTGAAAGTATATGGAAATAACCTCCCTATCACAAAAAGAGTGGATCCGAAAACACTTGATTCTGTCATTGCGAAAGAACTTAAAATAAGAGGAATATCTGCCAAGTTCGGATATGGAGTTCTTGACCGCAACAACAAGCTTACAAGCATCGTGAATAAAGCCTACAAAGAGAAAAAAGACAGTAATATCTACAGCTTTCCTCTTTTTGCAGACAAAAAAAACACACTGTACAGCCTCGCATTGGTTTTTCCTAAGAAAGAATACTCTCTGGCGATGAACAACTGGCCGATGCTTTTAGGAACATTTCTTTCTCTGCTTACCATTCTTGGGATTTACATTATTTCCATCAATTATATGATGAGACAGAAAAAGCTTGCTGAAGTAAAAACAGACTTCATCAACAACATGTCTCATGAGTTCAAAACACCATTGGCAACCATTTCTGTAGCAACGGATTCTTTGGCTAATGACAAAATTGCCACCAATCCGGATAAGGTAAAATATTATTCAGAACTGATAAAGCAGGAGAACTTAAGGATGAAAAAGCAGGTTGAAAACGTGCTTAATATGTCTAAACTTGAACGAAATGAAGTAGAGCTGTTTTTAAAAGAAACCAATGTAAGAGAATTGATCAAAAGGACAACAGAATCTTTCAATCTGATTGTGAAGCAAAGGAACGGTTCTCTTACCCAGAAATTCAATGCCACCCATTATAATTTTAAAATAGACGAGTTCCATATTTCAAATATGCTGGTCAACTTACTGGATAATGCCAATAAATATTCTCCTGAAGCGCCGGAAATACATGTGGAAACAAGAAATGAAGGACACTGGTATATCATTGAAATTTCCGATAAAGGAATGGGAATGGATACTCAGAATAAAACCAAAATTTTCGAAAAATTCTTCAGGGAAGAAACCGGAAATATTCACAACGTGAAAGGACAGGGATTAGGTCTTTCCTACGTGAAGAAAATTGTAGAACTGCACAAAGGACAGATTATCGTAGACTCTAATAAGGGAGATGGAAGTACGTTCACGATAAAACTCCCAATGGGATAA
- a CDS encoding SRPBCC domain-containing protein, translated as MESNIIFNKDFDAASTYVMKIYKADVSTVWDHFTQSELLDQWWGPKPWRCETVKQDFREGGIWMYAMVGPNGEKGPLYAQSQYGEITEHRSLDWMSAFCDEKGNINEDFPRSKWLLGFTGVEEGTKVTINIHYHSQEVMRKILEMGFEEGFKMGLTQLEELIGS; from the coding sequence ATGGAATCTAATATCATTTTCAACAAAGATTTTGATGCTGCCAGTACGTATGTCATGAAAATTTATAAAGCTGATGTTTCAACGGTATGGGATCATTTCACCCAATCCGAATTATTGGATCAATGGTGGGGACCTAAACCCTGGAGATGTGAAACGGTAAAACAGGATTTCAGAGAAGGAGGAATCTGGATGTATGCAATGGTAGGGCCAAACGGTGAGAAAGGACCTCTGTATGCTCAGTCTCAGTATGGCGAAATTACAGAACACAGAAGCCTTGACTGGATGAGTGCTTTTTGTGATGAAAAAGGAAATATTAATGAAGATTTTCCAAGATCAAAATGGCTGCTCGGCTTTACAGGAGTGGAAGAGGGTACTAAAGTGACCATCAATATCCACTACCATTCTCAGGAAGTTATGAGAAAGATTTTGGAAATGGGATTTGAAGAAGGATTTAAAATGGGATTGACACAATTGGAAGAACTGATTGGCTCATAA